In Tripterygium wilfordii isolate XIE 37 chromosome 15, ASM1340144v1, whole genome shotgun sequence, one DNA window encodes the following:
- the LOC120017179 gene encoding uncharacterized protein LOC120017179: protein MPPKSHPFTWSRLLLHHHFVLKRHPKPSVPIPTLLSRQWSAFTHFPSLQTPGFSKSFSMSSAASSRVVQDLLAEVERDRQRERESRVRAGLDTTDIDKEDEEDYMGVGPLIEKLEKEKLKETGDLNQYEEPTDSDSDDDDERFSREAVQKRREQFEKKFKRHEDLLKHFADAETLDDAFKWMNKIDKFEEKHFPLRPEYRVIGDLMNRLKVAEGKDKFILQQKLNRAMRLVEWKEAYDPNNPANFGLIQHEQGGPDADMSENAGFEKEKLMIRGAADEDEDEEFDDMKEKDDILLEKLYRIDKKLEEKLAELDHTFGKKGKLLEEEIRDLAEERNELTEKKRRPMYRKGFDVKPIDVMRTCKVTKGARIFKYTVLLACGNYNGVVGFAKAKGPASPIALQKAYEKCFQNLHYVERHENHTIAHAVQTEYKKTKVYLWPASTTTGMKAGRIVQTILHLAGFKNVKSKVVGSRNPHNTVKAVFKALNAIETPKDVQEKFGRTVVEKYLL from the exons ATGCCTCCCAAGTCCCATCCTTTCACTTGGTCCCGCcttctcctccaccaccatttTGTTCTCAAGAGACACCCGAAACCCTCAGTTCCAATCCCCACCTTATTGTCGCGTCAATGGTCCGCTTTCACTCACTTTCCTTCCCTCCAAACACCTGGATTCTCCAAATCATTCTCCATGTCTTCGGCTGCATCATCCCGTGTTGTCCAGGACCTGTTGGCGGAGGTTGAGCGCGACAGGCAGCGTGAGCGCGAGTCCAGGGTAAGAGCTGGTTTGGACACCACGGACATTGATAAAGAAGATGAGGAGGATTACATGGGGGTGGGACCCTTGATAGAGAAGCTGGAGAAGGAGAAACTCAAGGAGACTGGTGATTTGAATCAATATGAGGAGCCTACAGATTCGGATAGCGATGATGACGATGAGAGGTTCTCCAGGGAAGCTGTGCAAAAGCGGCGCGAGCAATTTGAAAAGAAGTTTAAGCGTCACGAGGATTTGCTCAAGCACTTCGCTGATGCTG AAACACTTGATGATGCTTTCAAATGGATGAATAAAATTGACAAATTTGAGGAGAAACATTTTCCACTTCGCCCGGAGTACAGGGTAATTGGTGACCTGATGAATCGCTTAAAAGTTGCAGAAGGAAAGGATAAATTCATCCTTCAACAGAAACTGAATAGGGCAATGAGATTAGTGGAATGGAAGGAAGCCTACGATCCCAATAACCCTGCCAATTTTGGACTTATACAGCATGAGCAAGGTGGCCCTGATGCCGATATGTCAGAGAATGCTggatttgaaaaggaaaagctAATGATACGAGGGGCAGctgatgaagatgaggatgagGAGTTTGATGATATGAAAGAGAAGGATGACATATTGCTCGAGAAACTCTATCGTATTGACAAGAAACTTGAGGAGAAGCTAGCAGAGTTGGATCATACATTTGGAAAGAAGGGAAAGCTTCTGGAAGAGGAGATCAGAGACCTTGCAGAGGAGAGGAATGAATTgacagagaagaaaagaagaccTATGTACAGAAAA GGGTTTGATGTGAAACCGATAGATGTCATGCGAACCTGTAAAGTCACCAAG GGTGCGAGAATATTCAAGTATACTGTTTTGTTGGCTTGTGGTAACTATAACGGGGTTGTTGGTTTTGCAAAAGCCAAAGGCCCAGCAAGTCCTATCGCTCTACAGAAG GCCTATGAGAAATGTTTTCAGAACCTCCACTATGTAGAACGGCATGAGAACCACACAATTGCACATGCAGTACAAACTGAATATAAGAAAACTAAG GTTTATCTCTGGCCAGCCTCAACCACGACAGGTATGAAAGCTGGAAGAATTGTCCAAACTATTCTGCATTTGGCTGGTTTCAAAAATGTAAAATCAAAG GTTGTCGGCTCAAGAAATCCTCATAACACAGTTAAGGCAGTCTTTAAAGCGTTGAATGCT aTTGAAACTCCAAAGGATGTTCAAGAGAAGTTTGGTCGTACTGTCGTTGAGAAATACTTGCTGTAA
- the LOC119980019 gene encoding probable folate-biopterin transporter 7, whose translation MVSTSGATDRKGSTEIPIRRLLGFGFWVQGFRCFPWMAVNFFLKDGLNVDPSTLQILQNSANLPMVGKPLYGVVSDAVYISGQHRVPYIAIGALLQAVSWLAIAVLPTSGISISTMSLYLLLSNLGASIAEVANDAIVAEMGKEGGASSGKSQSSSSGELQSFVWMASSIGGVIGNLVVGVAISRFSPRSMFLFFGLLVAIQFFITITVSESSLGLPKSSSKVGIRKQLSELSVVLRKPEIAYAIGWFAASFAIIPVLTGTMFFYQTQHLKIDSTILGISKVFGQAAMLLWSIIYNGRLKSVPQRKLIAAIQVLMAVFMVSDVLFVRGIYREMGVPDSFYVVIFSSLLEVLFFFKILPFSVLMAQLCPPGCEGSLMAFVMSAIALAFIVSGYLGVALASYLGITENDFSGFPLALLIQAACTLVPLYWSSCIPDDKKPKTRKE comes from the exons atggtATCGACTTCTGGTGCAACCGACCGTAAAGGAAGCACCGAGATTCCGATCCGGAGGCTTCTCGGGTTCGGATTCTGGGTTCAGGGGTTCAGGTGCTTTCCATGGATGGCTGTTAACTTTTTCTTGAAGGATGGTCTCAATGTGGACCCCTCGACTCTGCAGATCCTCCAGAACTCCGCAAATCTCCCCATGGTCGGCAAGCCCCTATACGGCGTCGTCTCTGATGCCGTCTACATCTCAGGCCAGCACCGGGTTCCTTATATCGCAATTGGAG CTTTGTTACAAGCAGTGTCATGGCTCGCTATAGCAGTCCTTCCAACCTCAGGCATTTCCATCTCCACCATGAGCTTGTATCTCCTCCTTAGTAACCTGGGTGCTTCAATAGCGGAGGTTGCAAATGATGCAATTGTTGCTGAGATGGGAAAAGAAGGTGGTGCATCATCTGGAAAGTCTCAGTCATCTTCTTCAGGTGAGCTTCAGTCATTTGTTTGGATGGCATCCTCTATTGGTGGAGTTATTGGAAACCTAGTAGTTGGTGTTGCCATTTCGAGATTCTCTCCTCGTTCAATGTTCCTCTTTTTTGGTCTTCTTGTTGCAATCCAATTTTTCATAACAATCACTGTTAGTGAAAGCTCCCTTGGCCTCCCAAAAAGTTCATCTAAGGTTGGGATTAGAAAACAACTTTCAGAGCTGTCAGTTGTGCTAAGAAAACCTGAGATTGCATACGCAATAGGATGGTTTGCTGCATCTTTTGCAATAATTCCAGTACTGACGGGCACAATGTTTTTTTACCAAACGCAACACTTAAAGATTGATTCCACAATACTGGGGATTTCCAAGGTGTTTGGCCAGGCAGCAATGCTTCTGTGGAGCATCATTTATAATGGTCGCTTAAAATCAGTCCCACAACGGAAACTAATTGCAGCTATCCAGGTACTGATGGCAGTATTCATGGTTTCAGATGTGTTGTTTGTGAGGGGAATTTATCGGGAGATGGGGGTGCCAGACTCATTCTACGTTGTCATTTTTTCAAGCCTTTTAGAGGTTctgttcttcttcaagatccttccatttagtgttttgatgGCACAGCTCTGCCCACCAGGTTGTGAGGGATCCCTCATGGCATTTGTAATGTCTGCGATAGCCCTGGCGTTTATAGTAAGCGGATACCTTGGTGTTGCACTTGCATCTTATCTTGGGATCACGGAGAATGATTTTTCTGGCTTTCCGCTTGCCCTTCTGATACAGGCAGCATGCACCCTTGTGCCACTTTATTGGTCATCTTGTATTCCGGACGATAAAAAGCCCAAAACAAGGAAGGAGTAG
- the LOC120017182 gene encoding cytochrome P450 89A2-like encodes MNFWFVVLISFSVAVLLKAFISLLSPNHKLPPGPRRIPIIGGLFWLRKTSTDVESILRSLHAKLGPIVTLRIRSRPAIFIADRYLAHQALVHNGAVFADRPPALTTGKILSRNQCNINSAFYGPNWRLLRRNLTAEILNPSRVRTYSHARKWVLQILMDRLVSDSKTGEPIRVMEHFQFAMFCLLVLMCFGDKLSESKIKEIEEVQRRLILNLGIFNVLNFWPSVTKFLLRKRWEEFLKLCKDQEGILIPLIRARKTVKQESLSKSKEDKEEYVLSYVDTLFDLELPQEKRKLDEGEMIALCSEFLNGGTDTTSTALQWIMANLVKYQHIQEKLFREIKGVVGDGEGDVVVKEDDLQKMPYLKAVVLEGLRRHPPGHFVLPHAVTEDVVLDTYLIPKKGTVNFMVAEMGWDPKVWEDPMEFRPERFLSSDGEVVFDITGSKEIKMMPFGAGRRMCPGFGLAMLHLEYFVANLVWNFEWKAKDGDDVDLSEKQEFTIVMKNPLQALILQRSK; translated from the coding sequence ATGAATTTCTGGTTTGTTGTTTTGATTTCATTCTCCGTTGCTGTTCTTCTCAAAGCTTTCATCAGCCTCTTGTCCCCCAATCACAAACTCCCTCCTGGCCCTCGGAGGATTCCCATCATCGGCGGCCTCTTCTGGCTTCGCAAAACTTCAACAGACGTCGAATCAATTCTCCGGTCACTCCATGCCAAGCTCGGTCCAATAGTCACTCTCAGAATCAGGTCTCGCCCCGCCATCTTCATCGCCGACCGCTACCTCGCTCACCAAGCTTTGGTCCACAACGGTGCCGTTTTTGCGGACCGTCCACCGGCTCTCACCACGGGGAAGATACTCAGTCGCAATCAGTGTAACATCAACTCCGCTTTCTACGGCCCTAATTGGCGTCTCCTCCGGCGTAATCTCACTGCAGAGATTCTCAATCCGTCTCGCGTGAGAACTTATTCTCACGCCCGCAAGTGGGTTTTGCAAATCCTGATGGATCGGCTTGTCTCGGATTCCAAAACTGGTGAGCCAATTCGTGTGATGGAGCATTTTCAATTCGCAATGTTTTGCTTGTTGGTGCTTATGTGTTTTGGTGACAAGCTTAGCGAAAGCAAGATTAAGGAAATCGAGGAGGTCCAGCGACGCTTGATCTTGAATTTGGGTATATTCAATGTATTGAATTTCTGGCCTAGTGTGACTAAGTTTCTGCTTCGGAAGCGGTGGGAGGAGTTCTTGAAGCTCTGTAAAGATCAAGAAGGAATACTGATTCCTCTAATTCGGGCACGAAAGACTGTAAAGCAAGAGAGTTTGAGTAAGTCAAAGGAGGACAAAGAAGAGTATGTGTTGTCGTATGTCGATACATTGTTCGATCTGGAGCTTCCGCAAGAGAAGAGAAAGCTTGATGAAGGGGAAATGATAGCTCTGTGCTCGGAGTTCTTGAATGGAGGCACCGATACTACTTCGACTGCATTGCAATGGATTATGGCTAATTTGGTGAAATACCAACACATACAAGAGAAGCTATTCAGAGAAATTAAAGGGGTTGTGGGAGATGGTGAAGGAGATGTGGTGGTAAAAGAAGATGACTTGCAGAAGATGCCATACCTTAAAGCAGTGGTTTTGGAGGGCTTGAGACGTCACCCTCCCGGACATTTTGTGCTGCCTCATGCGGTGACAGAGGATGTGGTGCTGGATACATACTTGATACCCAAAAAAGGAACTGTCAATTTCATGGTAGCAGAGATGGGTTGGGACCCAAAGGTGTGGGAAGATCCTATGGAGTTCAGGCCAGAGAGGTTTTTGAGTAGTGATGGTGAAGTGGTGTTTGATATAACAGGAAGTAAAGAGATTAAGATGATGCCATTTGGGGCTGGGAGGAGGATGTGTCCTGGATTTGGATTGGCAATGCTTCATTTGGAGTATTTTGTGGCAAATTTGGTTTGGAATTTTGAGTGGAAAGCTAAAGATGGAGATGATGTTGATTTATCTGAGAAGCAGGAGTTCACTATTGTGATGAAGAATCCATTGCAAGCACTTATATTGCAGAGGTCAAAATAG
- the LOC120017233 gene encoding cytochrome P450 89A2-like, which yields MDFWFVALISISIAVLLKALINLLSHNKNPNHKLPPGPRRIPIIGGLFWLRKTSTDVESILRSLHAKLGPIVTLGIRSRPAIFIADRYLAHQALVHDGAVFADRPPALTTGKILSRNQCNISSAFYGPNWRLLRRNLSAEILNPSRVRTYSHARKWVLQILMDRLVSDSKTGEPIRVMEHFQFAMFCLLVLMCFGDKLSESKIKEIEEVQRRLILNLGIFNVLNFWPSVTKFLLRKRWEEFLKLCKDQEGILIPLIRARKTVKQESLSKSKEDKEEYVLSYVDTLFDLELPQEKRKVDEGEMMALCSEFLNGGTDTTSTALQWIMANLVKYQHIQEKLFREIKGVVGDGEGDVVVKEDDLQKMSYLKAVVLEGLRRHPPGHFVLPHAVTEDVVLDTYLIPKKGTVNFMVAEMGWDPKVWEDPMEFRPERFLSSDGEVVFDITGSKEIKMMPFGAGRRMCPGFGLAMLHLEYFVANLVWNFEWKAKDGDDVDLSEKQEFTIVMKNPLQALILQRSK from the coding sequence ATGGATTTCTGGTTTGTTGCTTTGATTTCAATCTCCATTGCTGTTCTTCTCAAAGCTCTCATCAACCTCTTGTCCCACAATAAAAACCCGAATCACAAACTCCCTCCTGGCCCTCGGAGGATTCCCATCATCGGCGGCCTCTTCTGGCTTCGCAAAACTTCGACAGACGTCGAATCAATTCTCCGGTCACTCCATGCCAAGCTCGGTCCAATAGTCACTCTCGGAATCAGGTCTCGCCCTGCCATCTTCATCGCCGACCGCTACCTAGCTCACCAAGCTCTGGTCCACGACGGTGCCGTTTTTGCGGACCGTCCACCGGCTCTCACCACGGGGAAGATACTCAGTCGCAATCAGTGTAACATCAGCTCCGCTTTCTACGGCCCTAATTGGCGTCTCCTCCGGCGTAATCTCTCTGCAGAGATTCTCAATCCGTCTCGCGTGAGAACTTATTCTCACGCCCGCAAGTGGGTTTTGCAAATCCTGATGGATCGGCTTGTCTCGGATTCCAAAACTGGTGAGCCAATTCGTGTGATGGAGCATTTTCAATTCGCAATGTTTTGCTTGTTGGTGCTTATGTGTTTTGGTGACAAGCTTAGCGAAAGCAAGATTAAGGAAATCGAGGAGGTCCAGCGACGCTTGATCTTGAATTTGGGTATATTCAATGTATTGAATTTCTGGCCTAGTGTGACTAAGTTTCTGCTTCGGAAGCGGTGGGAGGAGTTCTTGAAGCTCTGTAAAGATCAAGAAGGAATACTGATTCCTCTAATTCGGGCACGAAAGACTGTAAAGCAAGAGAGTTTGAGTAAGTCAAAGGAGGACAAAGAAGAGTATGTGTTGTCGTATGTCGATACATTGTTCGATCTGGAGCTTCCGCAAGAGAAGAGAAAGGTTGATGAAGGGGAAATGATGGCTTTGTGCTCGGAGTTCTTGAATGGAGGCACCGATACTACTTCGACTGCATTGCAATGGATTATGGCTAATTTGGTGAAATACCAACACATACAAGAGAAGCTATTCAGAGAGATTAAAGGGGTTGTGGGAGATGGTGAAGGAGATGTGGTGGTGAAAGAAGATGACTTGCAGAAGATGTCATACCTTAAAGCAGTGGTTTTGGAGGGCTTGAGACGTCACCCTCCCGGACATTTTGTGCTGCCTCATGCGGTGACAGAGGATGTGGTGCTGGATACATACTTGATACCCAAAAAAGGAACTGTCAATTTCATGGTAGCAGAGATGGGTTGGGACCCAAAGGTGTGGGAAGATCCTATGGAGTTCAGGCCAGAGAGGTTTTTGAGTAGTGATGGTGAAGTGGTGTTTGATATAACAGGAAGTAAAGAGATTAAGATGATGCCATTTGGGGCTGGGAGGAGGATGTGTCCTGGATTTGGATTGGCAATGCTTCATTTGGAGTATTTTGTGGCAAATTTGGTTTGGAATTTTGAGTGGAAAGCTAAAGATGGAGATGATGTTGATTTATCAGAGAAGCAGGAGTTCACTATTGTGATGAAGAATCCATTGCAAGCACTTATTTTGCAGAGGTCAAAATAA